The following proteins are encoded in a genomic region of Spirosoma sp. SC4-14:
- a CDS encoding histidine kinase, translated as MTFQIWGALFTGMVLSIMLLNIIQWHTYRHNCYGHYTLYMLAWLFYFGLRVHEFRDWFSAETNYFVRAAAPMGAYYVYFDFTDSVLHLRQRLPHFYNQLQLVKIALVVYVIVQVMLCYRLVGWHPHLYESSFVAMRLAMAALAIYGIRQMRLLGDAVSRTYALGTAFLLTGGLTAMFLSLARPGENWSGPFWNVSLTYMQLGIIAELVCFSLALSYRQRQTAIRTAIMERELTYEREKHHRDQLEAELAVQRLEQEKNEVQIRALQAQVNPHFLFNSLNSLSALIEDAPKQASIFLDELSSVYRYLLRANEQALVSLADELAFIRSYCHLLQTRHGAALHIVCQIAPSLLNRQLPPLSLQLLVENAVKHNIILTDRPLTIAIATDSHDRLQVRNNVQRKTVRVASAGVGLANIWSKYQMLNQPIPSISEVDGFFIVTLPLIQKQ; from the coding sequence ATGACCTTTCAGATTTGGGGAGCACTCTTTACCGGCATGGTCCTGTCGATTATGTTGTTGAACATAATTCAGTGGCATACCTACCGACACAATTGCTACGGCCACTACACGCTCTATATGCTGGCGTGGCTTTTCTATTTTGGTTTGCGCGTCCACGAATTTCGCGACTGGTTTTCGGCAGAAACAAACTACTTTGTCCGGGCGGCTGCACCCATGGGCGCCTATTACGTGTACTTCGATTTTACGGATTCCGTGCTCCACCTTCGCCAGCGGCTTCCGCATTTCTACAACCAGCTACAACTGGTTAAGATTGCCCTTGTCGTTTATGTGATAGTCCAGGTAATGCTTTGCTATCGGTTGGTGGGCTGGCATCCGCATCTATACGAAAGCTCATTTGTGGCCATGCGGCTGGCCATGGCGGCTCTGGCAATTTATGGTATCCGGCAGATGCGGCTGCTGGGCGACGCCGTATCGCGGACCTACGCGCTGGGCACTGCTTTTCTGCTAACGGGCGGCCTTACGGCCATGTTTCTCTCACTGGCCCGCCCCGGCGAAAACTGGTCGGGGCCGTTCTGGAATGTATCGCTAACCTACATGCAACTGGGCATTATTGCCGAACTCGTTTGCTTTTCGCTGGCTCTCAGCTATCGCCAGCGGCAAACAGCTATCCGAACGGCTATAATGGAGCGTGAGCTGACCTACGAACGGGAAAAACACCACCGCGATCAGCTCGAAGCCGAGCTGGCCGTTCAGCGTTTAGAGCAGGAGAAAAACGAAGTGCAGATACGGGCACTTCAGGCACAAGTTAACCCACATTTTCTGTTCAATAGCCTTAATTCGCTAAGTGCGCTGATTGAAGATGCCCCTAAACAAGCCAGCATCTTTCTCGATGAGCTAAGCTCGGTTTATCGGTATCTGCTGCGGGCCAATGAGCAGGCGCTGGTTTCTCTGGCCGACGAACTGGCCTTCATTCGCTCCTACTGTCATTTGCTCCAAACCCGACATGGCGCGGCCCTTCATATTGTCTGCCAGATTGCACCATCGCTGCTAAACCGGCAGTTGCCCCCCTTAAGCCTGCAACTACTGGTCGAAAACGCGGTGAAACACAATATCATTCTGACCGACCGTCCCTTAACCATCGCCATTGCAACCGACAGCCATGACCGGCTTCAGGTGCGCAACAATGTGCAGCGCAAGACCGTACGTGTCGCTTCGGCAGGGGTTGGTCTGGCCAATATCTGGTCGAAATACCAGATGCTAAACCAACCCATACCGAGCATTTCGGAGGTCGATGGTTTCTTTATTGTCACGCTGCCTCTTATTCAGAAACAATGA
- a CDS encoding histidine kinase, which translates to MKRLFYWQNFVDLVALPLPVQMKFTAYSRYDWLLQLIVLPLYISVLNWLLLGNAYWQSWATFSLATVISLIDSFFNWYVNNNIALKVNQLHPDPQEYVRRAFRRFLFCSISSMLHVLVLFFVYWLIGVGDFEPSSMRLTLALLFTIIIVAIVVITYESMDTFGNWQQSRMEVDTLSKAQLQAQLDTLRQQVNPHFLFNSLNSLISLIGEDPRKAEAFAEELSSVYRYLLRTNEGPLTPLANELEFIRSYYQLLKTRYGDSLLLKTNICPGSEALQLPPLTLQLLIENAVKHNIILPEQPLVIVLSTNGSHLVVSNNLQRKPSRAFSNGIGLNNILTKYQILGQPTPTVEEDGSEFRVKIPLVP; encoded by the coding sequence ATGAAAAGGTTGTTTTATTGGCAGAATTTTGTAGATTTGGTTGCCTTGCCTCTACCTGTTCAGATGAAATTTACGGCCTATTCTCGTTACGACTGGCTTCTTCAACTCATTGTTCTGCCGCTGTATATCAGTGTGTTGAACTGGTTGTTACTCGGAAATGCTTACTGGCAGAGTTGGGCAACGTTTTCTCTGGCCACGGTTATCTCACTGATCGATTCATTTTTTAACTGGTATGTCAATAACAACATTGCGTTAAAGGTCAATCAACTCCATCCAGACCCTCAGGAGTATGTCAGGCGAGCGTTTCGGCGTTTTCTTTTTTGTTCGATCAGCTCAATGCTACATGTGCTGGTGCTTTTTTTTGTGTACTGGCTAATTGGAGTAGGAGATTTTGAACCTTCCAGTATGCGTTTGACGCTGGCTTTGCTATTCACAATCATTATCGTTGCCATTGTGGTCATTACCTACGAAAGCATGGATACATTTGGTAACTGGCAACAATCGCGGATGGAAGTCGATACGCTCAGCAAAGCTCAGCTACAGGCCCAACTGGACACATTACGGCAGCAGGTAAACCCACATTTTTTGTTCAATAGCCTTAACTCGCTGATTTCGCTTATTGGCGAAGACCCGCGTAAAGCCGAAGCCTTTGCCGAAGAGCTTAGTTCGGTGTATCGCTACCTGCTCCGAACTAATGAAGGACCGCTAACACCGCTGGCCAACGAGCTGGAGTTTATCCGGTCATACTACCAGTTACTGAAAACCCGGTATGGCGATTCACTTTTATTGAAAACGAACATTTGCCCAGGCTCCGAAGCGCTGCAACTCCCCCCGTTGACGCTGCAACTGCTGATCGAGAATGCCGTAAAGCATAATATTATTCTGCCCGAACAGCCACTAGTCATTGTGCTCTCTACCAATGGATCGCACCTGGTGGTTAGCAATAACCTGCAACGGAAGCCTAGTCGGGCATTTTCGAATGGAATCGGGCTCAATAATATTCTGACCAAATACCAGATTCTGGGCCAGCCGACTCCAACGGTCGAAGAAGATGGGAGCGAATTTCGGGTGAAAATTCCGCTTGTGCCTTAG
- a CDS encoding response regulator transcription factor produces the protein MHILVVEDEIKLVVNLKKELEEYAFQVTVALDGETARKAVEHGGVDFVIMDLNLPNDNGCTLCRDLRALNGHMPIILLSSTGSLDEKLSGFDAGADDFMVKPFEFSELLARIQVNRKRNQLIYHSTDTNLLVMGDLILDLRAKTVSRAGHSINITSRELALLEYFLRHKGEVLSREEIAAKVWSVPSGINTNLIDVYVYALRKKIDKDYKKKLIHTRVGMGYIMKEA, from the coding sequence ATGCATATACTGGTAGTAGAAGATGAGATCAAATTAGTTGTGAACCTGAAAAAAGAACTGGAAGAATATGCTTTTCAGGTCACTGTTGCGTTGGACGGGGAAACCGCCCGTAAAGCCGTTGAGCACGGAGGAGTTGATTTTGTTATAATGGATCTGAACCTGCCCAACGATAATGGCTGTACATTATGCCGGGATCTGCGGGCACTCAATGGCCATATGCCCATCATTCTGCTTTCGTCGACGGGCTCGCTCGACGAAAAACTGTCGGGTTTTGATGCCGGAGCCGACGATTTTATGGTTAAGCCTTTCGAGTTCAGCGAACTCCTGGCCCGAATTCAGGTAAACCGGAAACGAAATCAACTTATCTACCATTCTACCGATACCAATCTGCTGGTTATGGGCGATCTGATTCTGGACCTGCGGGCAAAAACGGTCAGCCGGGCCGGGCATTCGATCAACATTACATCCCGCGAGCTGGCTCTGCTGGAGTACTTTTTACGGCATAAAGGGGAGGTTTTGAGCCGCGAAGAAATTGCGGCAAAAGTTTGGTCTGTTCCATCAGGAATCAACACAAATCTGATCGATGTGTATGTATATGCGCTACGCAAAAAGATTGATAAAGATTACAAAAAGAAACTCATTCATACCCGTGTTGGGATGGGGTATATCATGAAAGAAGCGTAG
- a CDS encoding PKD domain-containing protein produces the protein MKSITYTLSAHFTVSVVNPIKALIILMFASLFLLTGCKKENDVKPVGTVTANAGVDQSVQVGQTVTLDGSGSSDSEGKPLTYQWTLVRKPAKSTVTLTEATSFKPSFKPDEVGEYELELAVNSTNGKSTDKVIVAASVAEPLAITANITVKTTLVDRVLNPNLPDYIVTKSIDVTNELTINPGVVIAFERDVRMNVNDNGGLLIAKGTADNRIKFVGVQNTKGYWIGLTLYSGSNANVMEYVDIMNAGSRTTYSTTKAALLLSGGSKAQIALKNCLFSQNDGYGLYVLDGGILREFAQNTFTSNTEAGILLNAENVVKLDAASTFTGNNGRNVVEIFQSDLKGTNEIVWPGFTDKTPYRINGVFSVNTGWKLNPGVTLEMNRDAIIQINVSGYLLAKGTTTDKVVFTGADRSIPYWKGIICYSQDAKNILENAEVSNAGSIAIVSGKKANIAIYGTKALMSIKNTRITGSGGYGVFVAYGASANTDLATANTFESNAQTNVLIEK, from the coding sequence ATGAAATCAATCACGTATACCCTTTCTGCCCATTTTACGGTCTCGGTCGTCAATCCGATTAAAGCCCTGATTATACTGATGTTTGCCAGCCTGTTTCTGCTAACGGGCTGTAAGAAAGAAAACGATGTAAAACCCGTTGGAACGGTTACAGCCAATGCCGGAGTCGATCAATCGGTGCAGGTCGGCCAGACCGTTACGCTCGATGGATCGGGGTCCAGCGATAGCGAAGGCAAACCATTGACCTATCAGTGGACGCTCGTTCGGAAACCGGCCAAAAGTACCGTAACCCTGACCGAAGCCACTTCGTTTAAGCCAAGCTTCAAGCCCGACGAAGTTGGCGAATATGAACTGGAACTGGCCGTTAACAGCACCAATGGCAAAAGCACCGATAAGGTAATTGTGGCCGCATCAGTAGCCGAACCGCTGGCCATTACGGCCAATATTACCGTTAAAACAACCCTGGTCGACCGCGTTCTGAATCCGAACCTTCCCGACTATATTGTTACAAAAAGCATCGACGTTACCAACGAACTGACCATTAATCCGGGCGTTGTGATTGCCTTCGAGCGCGATGTTCGGATGAACGTAAACGACAATGGCGGCCTGCTCATTGCCAAGGGAACCGCCGACAATCGAATCAAATTTGTGGGCGTGCAAAACACCAAAGGCTATTGGATTGGGCTAACCCTCTACTCGGGCAGCAACGCCAACGTGATGGAATACGTCGATATTATGAATGCGGGGAGCCGCACCACGTATAGTACCACCAAAGCCGCACTCCTGTTGTCGGGAGGAAGCAAAGCCCAGATTGCGCTTAAAAACTGCCTGTTTTCGCAAAATGACGGTTATGGTCTCTACGTTCTCGATGGCGGTATCCTGCGCGAATTTGCCCAGAATACCTTCACCAGCAACACCGAAGCCGGGATTCTGCTCAATGCCGAAAACGTAGTCAAACTGGACGCGGCATCGACCTTCACGGGCAATAATGGCCGCAATGTGGTTGAGATTTTCCAATCGGATCTGAAAGGCACAAACGAAATTGTGTGGCCCGGTTTTACCGACAAAACTCCTTACCGCATCAACGGCGTATTTTCGGTCAATACGGGCTGGAAACTGAACCCCGGCGTTACGCTCGAAATGAACCGCGACGCTATTATTCAGATCAACGTATCGGGTTATCTGCTGGCAAAAGGTACTACCACCGACAAAGTCGTGTTTACGGGTGCCGACCGCAGCATTCCCTACTGGAAAGGAATTATCTGCTACTCGCAGGATGCCAAAAATATCCTCGAAAACGCCGAAGTCAGTAATGCTGGTAGCATCGCCATTGTGTCGGGCAAGAAAGCGAATATTGCTATCTACGGTACCAAAGCCCTGATGTCGATCAAAAACACCCGAATTACCGGTAGCGGTGGCTACGGTGTATTTGTCGCCTATGGCGCTTCGGCCAACACCGATCTGGCAACCGCCAACACGTTTGAATCCAACGCCCAAACGAATGTCCTGATTGAGAAGTAA